Proteins from a genomic interval of Acetobacterium woodii DSM 1030:
- a CDS encoding P-loop NTPase family protein, with the protein MSEGKRAYIILRLLLDFNEDDCPILIDQPEDDLDNRAISGQLVEYLRKKKKERQIILVTHNPNIVVGADSELVIAANQHGINNKNDEGLKFAYIAGSLEHSKANDGSDFILSSQGIREHVCEILEGGEKAFNKREQRYGFSQ; encoded by the coding sequence ATGTCTGAAGGAAAACGAGCTTATATAATACTACGATTATTACTAGATTTTAATGAAGATGATTGTCCGATATTAATTGACCAACCTGAAGATGACTTGGATAATAGAGCCATATCAGGGCAATTAGTTGAATATTTAAGGAAAAAGAAAAAAGAACGACAAATAATACTTGTAACACATAATCCAAATATTGTTGTAGGAGCAGATTCAGAACTTGTGATTGCGGCTAATCAACACGGAATAAACAATAAAAATGATGAAGGCCTAAAATTTGCATATATTGCCGGCAGTTTAGAACACTCAAAAGCAAATGATGGTTCAGATTTCATATTATCATCCCAAGGTATAAGAGAACACGTTTGTGAAATCTTAGAAGGTGGCGAGAAGGCATTTAACAAACGTGAACAACGATACGGATTTTCTCAATAA
- a CDS encoding type IV toxin-antitoxin system AbiEi family antitoxin domain-containing protein: MKGSEIVKQYEQLDKLMADHDGIVQTSQVVAKGISKPVFYDYIKEKKLERVAHGVYASADAWIDTLYLVHLRSKQAVFSHETALFLHDLTDREPAPYSITVKTGYNPNRLKADGVQVYTVKPELHVVGRTIAQTSFGHTVPVYDMERTICDLIRSRKGIEIQTFQDAIKQYVRRKDKNLRTLMQDASLFRVEKILRQYLEVLL, encoded by the coding sequence ATGAAAGGAAGTGAAATCGTGAAACAATATGAACAGCTGGATAAATTGATGGCCGATCATGACGGCATTGTTCAAACTTCGCAGGTTGTTGCCAAAGGAATTTCTAAACCTGTTTTTTATGATTATATCAAAGAGAAAAAATTGGAACGGGTGGCCCATGGCGTCTATGCTTCAGCGGATGCCTGGATCGATACGCTGTATCTGGTTCATCTTCGTAGTAAACAAGCTGTCTTTTCTCATGAAACCGCTTTGTTTCTTCATGATTTGACCGACCGAGAACCAGCTCCCTATTCGATTACAGTTAAGACTGGCTATAATCCCAACCGACTGAAAGCCGATGGAGTCCAGGTTTATACGGTTAAGCCCGAGCTTCATGTAGTAGGCCGCACCATTGCTCAGACGTCCTTTGGACATACAGTTCCGGTTTATGATATGGAAAGAACCATCTGTGATCTGATCCGCAGTCGCAAAGGGATAGAAATTCAAACCTTTCAAGACGCAATAAAGCAATATGTCCGACGCAAAGATAAGAATTTGCGAACATTAATGCAGGATGCATCCCTGTTTCGGGTTGAAAAAATTTTGCGACAATATCTGGAGGTACTGTTATGA
- a CDS encoding nucleotidyl transferase AbiEii/AbiGii toxin family protein yields the protein MIKTSKQLKDLIRNLSKKKAADAQMLMRHYMMERFLERISLSEYKDQFILKGGILVTAMIGLNARSTMDLDATVKGINVNADDVEQIVASIASIPLDDGVSFYIKSIGEIMDEAEYPGIRVSIETKFDGVITPFKVDISTGDIITPKEIRYQLKLMLEERAIDIWAYNLETILAEKLETIISRNTTNTRMRDFYDLHSLLQLYGENMNPAVFNQALMATTNKRGTEHYLTDMMLIVDEVENSSVMENLWLAYQKKFSYASEITWKTIMESVRNCMGLIRMEGRH from the coding sequence ATGATTAAGACATCAAAACAATTGAAGGATTTGATCCGTAATCTATCAAAAAAGAAAGCAGCGGATGCCCAAATGCTGATGCGACATTATATGATGGAACGATTTCTGGAGCGAATTTCTCTTTCTGAGTATAAAGATCAATTCATTTTGAAGGGGGGAATTCTAGTAACGGCGATGATCGGGTTAAACGCAAGATCGACCATGGATTTAGATGCAACGGTAAAAGGAATTAATGTGAATGCCGATGACGTTGAGCAGATCGTTGCTTCGATTGCCTCGATTCCCCTGGACGATGGTGTATCTTTTTATATCAAGAGCATTGGTGAGATAATGGATGAAGCCGAGTATCCAGGGATCAGGGTTAGTATCGAGACGAAATTTGACGGCGTGATCACACCATTTAAGGTGGATATTTCCACAGGTGACATCATTACCCCTAAAGAAATTCGGTATCAACTCAAGCTGATGTTGGAAGAACGTGCAATTGATATCTGGGCTTACAACCTGGAGACAATTCTGGCTGAAAAGTTGGAAACCATTATTTCCCGCAATACTACCAATACCCGGATGAGAGATTTTTATGACCTCCACAGCCTGCTTCAATTGTATGGTGAAAACATGAATCCTGCAGTTTTCAATCAGGCACTGATGGCAACTACGAACAAGCGTGGGACAGAGCATTATTTAACCGATATGATGTTAATCGTTGATGAAGTGGAAAATAGTAGTGTCATGGAAAATCTTTGGCTGGCTTATCAAAAGAAATTTTCTTATGCATCGGAAATTACATGGAAGACAATTATGGAATCCGTCCGCAATTGCATGGGGTTGATTAGAATGGAGGGCAGACATTAG
- a CDS encoding tyrosine-type recombinase/integrase produces MARKTYKKKTKNGTEYYFFQLFYKDNRPKDIYATSVSEMEEKIGKAKKEMDGDLSTDTQPFGEFVKYWLYQVHLVDKKPLTKESYDNKFRNYIENSPVAKDPLKALTPKKIQDWYNKLFKAGVSTSVINGINKIIRPAIRFAAETSRIPNDFSKIIKIPEDRTIIKTPTPTVRPLTIKEQKKFEIAIKDDDYEMLYLMGMYSGLRPGELSALIWEDIDFEEKTIRVNKAYKVSKDIDLNKYIGVTGPPKTKNANRLVPIPDGILTKLKQYQTNQKELFLKYGIPVESDFLVFSNSIGTHLDRQNMNKRIKKIYASCGIANKRFYDLRHTYATRLFELGEAPKTVQMLMGHADISETLNTYTTVLEKQKKMTSNKLDKFYKGQNKKGKNKKPSEGA; encoded by the coding sequence ATGGCAAGAAAAACGTATAAGAAAAAAACTAAGAACGGTACTGAATATTACTTCTTCCAGCTGTTTTATAAAGATAATCGGCCAAAAGATATTTACGCAACTAGTGTTAGCGAAATGGAAGAAAAGATTGGAAAAGCAAAAAAAGAAATGGATGGGGATCTTTCAACCGATACCCAACCCTTTGGTGAATTTGTCAAATACTGGCTTTATCAGGTCCATTTAGTGGATAAAAAGCCATTGACAAAAGAATCCTATGATAATAAATTCAGAAATTACATTGAAAATTCACCAGTTGCTAAGGATCCGCTTAAAGCTCTGACTCCAAAGAAGATCCAAGATTGGTATAACAAACTTTTTAAAGCAGGCGTGTCAACCAGCGTGATTAATGGAATTAATAAAATAATACGGCCTGCGATCCGCTTTGCAGCTGAAACCTCACGTATCCCAAATGATTTTTCAAAAATTATCAAAATTCCGGAAGATAGAACCATAATCAAGACTCCTACCCCTACTGTCAGGCCTCTGACAATCAAGGAACAAAAGAAGTTCGAAATTGCAATTAAAGATGATGATTATGAGATGCTTTATCTTATGGGCATGTATTCCGGTTTACGCCCTGGGGAGCTTTCTGCACTAATCTGGGAAGATATTGACTTTGAAGAAAAAACGATTCGAGTAAACAAGGCTTATAAAGTCAGTAAAGATATAGATTTGAATAAATATATTGGAGTGACTGGACCACCAAAAACAAAAAATGCTAATCGACTCGTTCCCATTCCTGATGGCATTTTGACCAAATTAAAGCAATATCAAACTAATCAAAAAGAACTGTTCTTAAAATATGGAATCCCTGTTGAAAGTGACTTTCTTGTTTTCAGTAATTCAATTGGTACTCACCTAGATCGGCAAAATATGAATAAACGAATTAAGAAGATTTATGCATCCTGTGGAATTGCTAATAAACGATTTTATGATCTCAGGCATACCTATGCGACACGTCTCTTTGAACTGGGGGAAGCTCCCAAGACTGTTCAAATGCTGATGGGACATGCTGATATTTCAGAGACCTTAAATACCTATACTACTGTGTTGGAAAAACAAAAGAAAATGACATCAAATAAGCTTGATAAATTCTATAAGGGGCAAAATAAAAAAGGCAAAAATAAAAAGCCCTCAGAAGGGGCTTAA
- a CDS encoding ImmA/IrrE family metallo-endopeptidase, translated as MFKYIKKCALKTLQSNNISEFPIPIYAIEQIIIDHYFDIVIIPTLRKSCVFDQTLFVANLPDTEFRISLAHELGHILMHDFFIHSSRFEAQANAFAAYFLMPPSMFEGDLKQLNEWDLAEKYGVPVESIIKRAALITELSNKEMRIF; from the coding sequence ATGTTTAAATATATTAAAAAATGTGCTCTTAAGACATTGCAGTCAAATAATATTTCAGAATTTCCCATACCCATCTACGCCATTGAGCAAATAATCATTGATCATTATTTTGATATCGTGATTATTCCCACTCTTAGAAAATCTTGTGTTTTTGACCAAACTCTTTTTGTAGCCAATCTTCCGGATACTGAATTCCGAATTTCCCTAGCTCATGAACTTGGTCATATTCTTATGCATGATTTTTTCATCCATTCCAGTCGATTTGAAGCTCAAGCCAATGCTTTTGCAGCTTATTTCCTTATGCCTCCAAGCATGTTTGAAGGAGATCTGAAGCAATTAAACGAATGGGATCTCGCTGAAAAATACGGCGTTCCTGTTGAATCCATAATAAAACGAGCAGCATTGATAACTGAACTAAGCAATAAAGAAATGAGGATATTTTAA
- a CDS encoding AAA family ATPase — protein sequence MYTEIVKIIEGGMSNDKEKVFNYATLLADNLEKEGDVNFSKKIRTVLSKKKSSLASLDSLNSKPVDQESRMDIINVTYPTKESNEIILNKTTKNEINEFIQVYKQRNKLMKAGMEVGNSLLLYGPPGCGKTSLASYISYKTDLPLVVARLDSLISSLLGSTAKNIRKIFEYASKNECILFLDEFDVIAKLRDDKHEMGELKRVVNSLIQNIDEFSENSILIAATNHEELLDNAVWRRFSWILKLDKPNHDEIVFLLEDLLKNTETNILESKGKRKKISFINELYGFSHADIKNIINKCIRKSIINNINEINNWDILTEVYLRKNHEIENEDKFIKYLYINGVTQEEINKYLNVSLRTVREATKLD from the coding sequence ATGTATACGGAAATTGTAAAGATAATTGAAGGTGGTATGTCAAATGATAAAGAAAAGGTTTTTAATTATGCCACATTATTGGCGGATAATTTAGAAAAAGAAGGGGACGTTAATTTTTCAAAAAAAATCAGAACAGTTCTTTCAAAAAAAAAGAGTAGTCTAGCTTCGTTAGATAGTCTCAATTCCAAACCAGTTGATCAAGAAAGTCGTATGGATATTATTAATGTTACATATCCTACAAAAGAGAGTAACGAAATAATATTAAACAAGACAACCAAAAATGAAATAAATGAATTCATTCAAGTCTATAAGCAACGTAATAAACTTATGAAAGCAGGTATGGAAGTTGGAAATTCTTTACTTCTATATGGCCCACCTGGTTGTGGAAAAACTTCACTTGCTTCTTATATTTCTTATAAAACAGATTTACCATTAGTTGTTGCACGTCTTGACTCTTTAATATCTTCATTACTCGGAAGCACGGCTAAAAATATACGAAAAATATTTGAATATGCATCAAAAAATGAGTGTATTCTGTTTTTAGATGAATTTGATGTAATTGCAAAACTACGAGATGACAAACATGAAATGGGTGAATTAAAACGAGTGGTCAATAGTCTGATCCAGAATATCGATGAATTCAGTGAAAATAGTATTTTAATTGCAGCAACAAATCATGAAGAATTGCTCGATAATGCAGTATGGAGAAGATTTTCTTGGATATTGAAACTAGACAAACCGAATCATGATGAAATTGTTTTTTTATTAGAAGATTTGCTAAAAAATACCGAAACAAATATTTTAGAAAGCAAAGGAAAAAGAAAAAAAATATCTTTTATAAATGAGTTGTATGGTTTTAGTCATGCCGACATCAAAAATATAATTAATAAATGTATCAGGAAATCAATAATTAATAATATCAATGAGATTAATAATTGGGATATTTTAACAGAGGTGTATTTAAGAAAAAACCATGAAATAGAAAATGAAGATAAATTCATTAAATATTTATACATTAATGGGGTGACACAGGAAGAAATTAATAAGTATTTGAATGTTTCTTTGCGTACTGTACGAGAAGCTACTAAATTAGATTAA
- a CDS encoding S8 family peptidase encodes MVKRELLPIKFFSKRDSDSLRTEGGPSQDPSWILNDENLIIRSNMLDDNMTEIDELFNKRKIDYLPLVIEVDIFEKAIAKTHRNAIASLFSMKNGSEIIGMISETKLLVKVNSKEHARKIRSKIKDTEKYKHALSAVENIEPFSPIIKKKKDVKTYKIVLVNYENYELNLSAERNFEFSCNQKGVAFNKTVYTEDLTVYKIKNADLDVLFDDENISEIIFEITPMPFIHASLDALESPNDFQIQVPDDKKSYPIVGVLDNGIECIPHLEPWLLKDKYSAYPPDLVAKNHGTAVASIIVYGDALENKELTGNSGCFIFDATVFPDLTKEDLEEDELVANINEAISQNCLNIKIWNLSGGFQQEIEDEKFSDFAMALDSIQDRYGVVICKSAGNCKNFKTGKPKGKINIGADSVRALTVGSIAQSKAESDYSEINYPSPFTKIGRGPGNIIKPELVHFGGNAGKNTVSGVKVINVNGELSESAGTSFATPRIADLLSGLENEIADEFDPLLVKALAIHSSNYPKNVKMTQENKVKEMGFGLPKPINEILYNNPNEVTLILKDTLEKSKFIDILDFPMPDCLVFDGKFTGQIIATLVYNPYLKTAQANEYCQSNIDIYMGTFDEKTQRDTSKFNVLNPIGRKGSHNLLNPSCYSATKLKAMNDSFSKSERFLTKCGSKFYPIKKYAVDLKDLTDGNKEKYLGSGRKWFLKIEGLYRSSIEDEAIKNNEILSQDFCLVLTIKHPNPDVPVYNEVVKGLAENNFWHQNINLRNQINVVLHN; translated from the coding sequence ATGGTAAAAAGAGAATTGCTTCCAATTAAGTTTTTTTCAAAAAGAGATAGTGATAGTTTAAGAACTGAAGGTGGGCCGTCTCAAGATCCGAGCTGGATTCTAAATGATGAAAATCTAATTATCAGATCTAACATGCTTGATGATAATATGACTGAAATTGATGAATTATTTAATAAGCGTAAAATTGACTATTTACCACTAGTGATCGAAGTTGATATTTTTGAAAAAGCGATAGCAAAGACGCATAGAAATGCGATAGCAAGCCTGTTTTCAATGAAAAACGGTAGTGAGATTATTGGAATGATTTCAGAAACAAAATTATTGGTAAAAGTAAACAGTAAAGAACATGCTAGAAAAATCCGTAGTAAAATAAAAGATACAGAAAAATATAAACATGCTTTATCCGCAGTGGAAAATATAGAGCCCTTTTCACCAATTATCAAAAAAAAGAAAGACGTAAAAACATATAAAATTGTATTGGTAAACTATGAAAATTATGAATTGAATTTATCAGCGGAAAGAAATTTTGAATTTAGTTGCAATCAAAAAGGGGTCGCTTTTAACAAAACAGTTTATACAGAAGATTTGACTGTTTATAAAATTAAAAATGCGGATCTGGATGTGTTATTTGATGATGAAAATATTTCTGAAATCATCTTTGAAATCACACCAATGCCATTTATACACGCTTCATTAGACGCTTTAGAAAGCCCAAACGATTTTCAGATACAAGTTCCGGATGATAAAAAAAGTTATCCAATTGTGGGGGTTTTAGATAATGGAATTGAATGTATTCCACATTTAGAACCATGGCTTTTAAAGGATAAGTATTCTGCTTATCCACCTGATTTAGTTGCAAAAAATCACGGCACAGCTGTTGCCAGTATAATTGTTTATGGAGATGCATTGGAAAATAAAGAACTAACTGGGAATAGCGGTTGCTTTATTTTTGATGCTACAGTATTTCCTGATCTAACAAAAGAAGATCTTGAAGAAGACGAGCTTGTTGCTAATATAAATGAAGCTATTTCGCAGAACTGTTTGAATATCAAAATTTGGAATTTATCAGGTGGATTTCAACAGGAGATTGAAGATGAAAAATTTTCGGATTTTGCTATGGCTTTGGATAGTATTCAAGATCGATACGGAGTAGTAATTTGTAAATCAGCTGGTAATTGTAAAAACTTTAAAACTGGTAAACCTAAAGGTAAAATCAATATCGGTGCCGATTCTGTAAGAGCTTTGACTGTTGGTTCAATAGCCCAATCTAAGGCAGAATCCGATTACTCAGAAATAAACTATCCATCTCCTTTTACCAAAATCGGTAGAGGGCCTGGCAATATAATTAAACCTGAGTTGGTACATTTTGGAGGAAACGCAGGCAAAAACACTGTCTCGGGAGTAAAAGTAATTAATGTTAATGGTGAACTTTCTGAATCTGCGGGAACAAGTTTTGCTACTCCACGAATTGCAGATCTGTTATCTGGATTAGAAAATGAAATTGCCGATGAATTCGATCCATTATTGGTCAAGGCTTTAGCGATTCACTCATCAAACTATCCTAAAAACGTTAAAATGACTCAAGAAAACAAAGTTAAAGAAATGGGATTCGGCCTGCCAAAGCCAATTAATGAAATACTGTATAACAATCCAAATGAAGTAACGCTAATCCTCAAAGATACACTTGAAAAAAGTAAGTTCATTGATATCCTTGATTTTCCAATGCCTGATTGTTTAGTTTTTGATGGAAAATTTACAGGACAAATTATAGCGACATTAGTTTATAATCCATATTTAAAAACAGCTCAAGCAAATGAATATTGTCAATCAAATATTGATATATACATGGGTACTTTTGATGAAAAAACTCAAAGAGATACATCTAAATTCAATGTACTAAATCCAATAGGCAGAAAAGGCTCCCATAATTTATTAAATCCGTCATGCTATAGTGCTACAAAGCTAAAAGCAATGAATGACTCTTTCTCAAAATCTGAAAGATTTTTAACGAAGTGTGGAAGTAAATTCTATCCTATCAAGAAATATGCAGTTGATTTAAAAGATTTGACAGATGGAAATAAAGAAAAATATCTTGGTTCAGGTAGGAAATGGTTTTTGAAAATTGAGGGATTATATAGAAGTAGTATTGAAGATGAAGCAATAAAAAATAATGAAATATTGAGTCAAGATTTTTGTCTTGTGCTAACAATTAAGCATCCAAACCCTGACGTGCCCGTTTATAATGAAGTTGTAAAAGGGCTTGCAGAAAACAATTTCTGGCATCAAAATATTAACTTGCGAAATCAAATCAATGTCGTGTTACATAATTAG
- a CDS encoding transposase domain-containing protein: MKPFVIARKNFLFCKTASGATAFSLIQNAKLNDLNSYKYLNYLFEQMPTIDRENETAPEPFLPWSDQLPDICRQSMVLTNQQK; the protein is encoded by the coding sequence ATCAAACCTTTCGTCATCGCCAGAAAAAACTTTCTTTTCTGTAAAACGGCCAGCGGCGCAACCGCGTTCAGTCTTATTCAGAATGCCAAACTCAATGACCTCAATTCCTACAAATATTTAAACTATCTCTTTGAGCAGATGCCAACTATTGATCGTGAAAATGAAACCGCTCCGGAACCTTTTCTTCCCTGGTCCGACCAACTGCCGGATATTTGTCGTCAATCCATGGTACTGACTAATCAGCAAAAATAG
- a CDS encoding aminotransferase-like domain-containing protein, protein MNKTQLVIDYILKEIEHGTIRQGQRLPSCRKLAEKLGINKITVNKAYAELEESHLVYSIPCSGFYLIRNHAEPTLSRDSVDFKTIRPEENLIPYREFTHVINTSVDRYQNGLFYYEYSGCHPPLREELKTFFEKDGIYTPSERILITSGAQQAIAIAFQTLFKNCSGKLLVEVPTYGLALDLAKQLDIPMVGIPRSIDGYDLNQLECLFKSGDIKAFYVIPRNQNPTGFSLDEKTKHHVAALSQYYGVRIIEDDYLSALRSKGNSLPIHYYDTKKSTIHIRSFSKTFMPGIRIGVAVLPEDLSHEIMQLKRLMDLNTSQLPQAALQLFIQSGMYARHNLKIRRIYKKKLMFARRILESLAPPDLFWYVPEEGIFIWMILPPGMTALALEERLKPQGIYIMPAADCYLPSQNHSVHDLTTSHIPSRAIRLCLSGVPLKDLDALTQILQEIRTATDLSE, encoded by the coding sequence ATGAATAAGACGCAATTGGTCATCGACTACATACTCAAAGAAATCGAACATGGTACTATCCGCCAAGGACAGCGCCTTCCTAGCTGTAGAAAATTAGCGGAAAAACTTGGCATCAACAAGATTACTGTCAACAAGGCCTACGCAGAATTAGAGGAATCCCATTTAGTCTATTCAATCCCCTGCAGTGGCTTCTACCTTATAAGGAACCACGCAGAACCTACGCTATCCAGAGACTCTGTAGACTTTAAAACTATCAGGCCAGAGGAAAATCTCATCCCGTACAGGGAGTTCACCCACGTAATCAACACCTCCGTCGATCGCTATCAAAACGGGCTGTTCTACTATGAATACAGTGGCTGCCATCCGCCACTCCGTGAAGAACTGAAAACATTTTTCGAGAAGGACGGCATCTACACCCCGTCTGAACGCATCCTTATCACTTCTGGCGCTCAACAAGCCATTGCCATCGCTTTTCAGACTCTTTTTAAGAACTGTTCAGGCAAACTACTGGTCGAGGTCCCCACTTATGGATTAGCTCTTGATCTGGCTAAGCAGCTTGACATCCCTATGGTAGGCATCCCCCGTTCAATAGACGGGTATGACCTAAATCAGCTAGAGTGCCTCTTTAAGTCAGGAGATATCAAAGCTTTCTACGTTATCCCTAGAAATCAGAATCCCACCGGCTTCTCATTAGACGAAAAGACCAAGCACCATGTTGCAGCCCTCTCCCAATATTATGGCGTACGCATCATAGAAGATGACTATCTTTCCGCTCTCAGATCGAAAGGGAACTCTCTTCCTATCCATTACTATGACACGAAAAAGAGTACTATCCATATTCGTAGTTTTTCTAAGACGTTCATGCCGGGAATTCGTATTGGCGTTGCCGTTCTACCTGAGGACCTATCCCATGAGATCATGCAACTCAAAAGACTCATGGATCTCAATACATCCCAACTCCCCCAAGCCGCTCTCCAACTTTTCATTCAATCCGGGATGTATGCTAGGCACAATCTTAAGATCCGACGGATCTATAAAAAAAAGCTAATGTTTGCAAGACGAATTTTGGAGTCCTTGGCGCCACCAGATCTTTTCTGGTATGTTCCGGAGGAAGGCATCTTCATATGGATGATACTACCACCTGGAATGACCGCTCTGGCTTTGGAAGAAAGGCTGAAGCCGCAAGGAATTTATATAATGCCGGCAGCCGATTGTTATTTGCCCTCACAAAATCATTCTGTTCACGATTTAACAACTTCCCATATTCCATCCCGAGCGATCCGCCTCTGTCTTTCGGGAGTTCCTCTCAAGGATCTTGATGCCTTGACACAAATTCTTCAGGAAATCCGAACCGCTACCGATCTTTCAGAATAG
- a CDS encoding aminotransferase class III-fold pyridoxal phosphate-dependent enzyme: protein MRLFVRPEWPITALWSRGTRVMTKEYGELVDMESGCWAAVLGHNHPDVVRVIHEQVDTLLHTHQFFQTEHPEKLVEELSEAAKLPSKYSGSFLSSGSEAVSLAVMLSELLTGKRKKLCMNITYLGACKDLRHPRDNTYWDDLDVTGCLGCGELGTMGCNKRSEINGNTKDTNERNCATCGRYNHLNFSQYASFVFEPGNSGGLVLTPPAKLVTFLAGKVRAAGGLLVVNEVTTGFGRTGEWFGFQHYEFMNDESNAPDLIALGKGLGNGYPISAVLVRENLAMAAEMMGIRYVQSHIDDPLGCRIAREIIKVMVEGEWVLKGHETGKYIRSRLMDIAAKNKEIKEIHGRGMMNVVMLEKGVSAEAIFKGLLGAGYFCGFSEQLGFIHLYAPLIISKEEVNGFCNALEQVVNRLH, encoded by the coding sequence ATGAGATTGTTCGTAAGACCGGAGTGGCCTATCACAGCTCTTTGGAGCAGAGGAACAAGGGTAATGACGAAGGAATATGGTGAGTTGGTGGACATGGAATCGGGATGCTGGGCGGCTGTCCTTGGGCATAACCATCCTGATGTGGTTCGGGTGATCCATGAGCAGGTGGATACGTTGTTGCATACCCATCAATTCTTTCAAACAGAGCATCCGGAAAAACTTGTGGAGGAATTGAGTGAGGCAGCGAAACTACCCAGTAAGTACAGTGGCTCCTTTTTATCTTCGGGAAGTGAAGCAGTATCATTGGCGGTAATGTTGTCTGAGTTACTGACGGGCAAAAGGAAGAAGCTATGCATGAACATCACCTACTTAGGAGCTTGTAAAGATCTAAGGCACCCAAGAGACAATACGTACTGGGATGATCTTGATGTGACGGGGTGTCTCGGGTGTGGAGAGCTTGGCACAATGGGATGTAACAAAAGAAGTGAAATCAATGGAAACACGAAAGATACCAATGAGAGGAACTGTGCAACTTGTGGGCGTTATAACCATTTGAATTTCAGTCAATACGCTTCTTTTGTATTTGAACCTGGCAATTCTGGAGGGCTCGTGCTTACGCCACCCGCAAAGCTGGTGACATTCCTTGCGGGAAAAGTGCGGGCAGCAGGTGGTTTGTTGGTGGTGAACGAGGTTACGACAGGATTCGGACGAACCGGTGAATGGTTTGGGTTCCAACATTATGAGTTTATGAATGACGAATCTAATGCGCCTGATCTCATTGCTCTTGGTAAAGGCCTTGGCAACGGTTATCCCATCAGTGCCGTCTTGGTGAGGGAGAATCTGGCAATGGCTGCAGAGATGATGGGAATAAGGTATGTCCAATCCCATATTGACGACCCCCTTGGATGTAGAATTGCCAGGGAGATTATCAAGGTCATGGTGGAAGGAGAGTGGGTGTTAAAAGGACACGAGACGGGGAAATACATCAGATCAAGACTAATGGACATAGCGGCTAAAAACAAGGAAATCAAGGAAATACATGGAAGAGGTATGATGAACGTGGTCATGTTGGAGAAGGGAGTTAGTGCCGAGGCAATATTTAAAGGGCTTCTTGGGGCAGGGTACTTTTGTGGTTTCTCAGAGCAACTTGGCTTCATACATCTATATGCACCATTGATTATCAGTAAGGAAGAAGTGAATGGTTTCTGCAACGCACTGGAGCAAGTAGTGAATAGGCTGCACTGA